In Cataglyphis hispanica isolate Lineage 1 chromosome 19, ULB_Chis1_1.0, whole genome shotgun sequence, the genomic window aaaatttctttgttctgattggtcaatcgaaAACTTCCTAGCACGTGTTTCAACAAAATAGCCGAGCGAAATGTCGCACTCTCTTTCCAAACTAGATTTACCTAGTTTACGTCGCGCATGCGCGAAAAAAAGCGAACCCCGTTGTCCCCGCTTTACCACGACCATTTTCTTAGGAGAAGCCGTCGAGTGTAGTCGTGCAACAAAATCCAAAGTAATCAAGCAATTCTAGAGCGAtctaaaattcattaatcCGGAAGATGAGAGCTAAGGTAAACCGATTTCTGTTCctgttgattattattatgtttttcgagtatatacaattatttcgtGATGAGAAAAGTACGAGTGTCGAAATATGGCAACTTACGttgtttaaagttttaaatcgaCACGATGCCAGTAACTGCGAAAAGTTTCTTCATCGTATCGATAAGCTTGAAATCGAATCAAGCTTGCcgttcattattatttcaatcgaATTTCTCGCTTTATTATGTTTCTTACTGGTTTCGTGAATCGTCATAACCTCAACTAACGGCGTGTTTAATTTGCAGTGGCGTAAGAAGAGAATGCGCAGGCTAAAGCGCAAGAGGAGGAAGATGCGTGCGAGGTCcaagtaaataatttctctatgTGCACACACCTACACGCGCAAGCTCTGTAAGTATAAACTTCATTTAACGTCGTAAACGAATCTATCTATTCGcaggatttttttctattattcacACGAATTATTTCAGCTGTGGGAAGAACAGACCTGCGATATTTCGCCGTTTCATCAACATTTCCAGCTGCACCTTAAGTTGGGACAAAAATTCCAATGAAGATTTTTTCAATGGATGTGTTTTTCGCACAGagagcattttatataaatataaatcttgtttGGTTAAATAAATGCAGCGACTATTCAAGATAAGACACCGTTTTATATTTGGGATTTTCCTCCTCTTTTCATACAaatgttatttctttaatttcagaATGAGggattattatagataaattaaaaatttctagaataataaatattaattaaattcagatttatgtatttcaaaatttctttgttgATACGTTGATCTAAAAAGATCTTAATTTATTAGCAAATATAACGTGTGCgcggaaaatttaaaagaacttTATACAATCTacatagttatttaaaaatgtcgcacaaaaaatagaaattgttacaaaattaaatatttgggCGAGTATTTTACAAtgtttagattatttattataaaaattaagatattgaaaatagaaaattcagAATAAAGATTCGTAcattatgtgtattattttttaaatatataaaaatttatatatatatatatatgtgtgtatatatatatatatatatatatatatatatatatgtatgtaatttgcGCGCATGTGAATAGCGTCCTAACCTTGTTTTTTAGTCAAGGTCGGAATTGGATCGCTCGAGATGCGCACATGTATTCTAAGGAATTTATTTCGCGCCCGACAAATATTGCGCGAATCTTCCAGCATTAATCGTACGCAAATACTAACGTACTCGCAATTGAAATTGACGAGACAATTTTCGAGAAAGCCGGACAACAAATTTGATGACGATGTGTTTAAAGGCGACGATGATGACTCTGCGACCGCTATCAATGCGAAATACAAGGCATTCCACGACGAGGACGCGGATGTTATTCTCGACGTGAGCGAGGAGTTGGAGAAGATCAACCTCGAAGATCTAAGCGCACAAGAGGAAGTTCACGATCCTTACGCCAATATAAATTTGAGCCGTGAGTGCAAATCTAAAGAAATCATGTCACATGTGTAAAGatgtattagattttttaaataattgataataattttatgtttataattgttatttatatcgtaaaacattaaaacaatattttaataaagtatatagtaataatatataattataatgaataataataatggaaatagtatgtttattattagaaaaatgcaatgaattaaatttaataataatttataatgagtataataataagatttatttgtatattttagatGGTACTACTGGTGTATATGATATCGAGGATCTTGTTGCGTTACTAGAGAGGGACAAGGCAAACAACATCTTTGTTGCTAAAGTTCCAAAGAAATATGCTTATGTAGATTATATTGTTGTGGTAACTGGAAAATCATGGAAGCACATGAATGCTCTTGCTACCTTTGTACGCAAAGTTTACAAACTAAAAAGAAATCCAACTGATTTGATACCTAAAATTGAAGGGAAGGATTCAAAAGATTGGATAGCTTTAGATTTaggtaaataaatttcttcctaaattgaaaattatattgtatttgtcttttcaattttttacaaatctaatttaaatattttctgaatttatattaatttgaaaaatatatcttcggcaaaaattagtttacattatataattacaaaaaatatcgaaaaaaactGTTTTAGTTCTATTAagagatcaaaataaaatgcataattgataaatatgcaaGTAAAAGAGATTGGTAATATAGTGCAGATGCAAAGGTGAAAGAATCTATCGGTAAACTTAATTGTAGACTCAAGAAAgcttataaattcaattaattttttgaattgttaattattataataaattgtatatcattatatgtTGTAGGAAACATCGTTCTGCATATCTTTTCTGTCTCTGCAAGGGTGCATTATGATTTAGAGACTTTGTGGACAGTTGGTTCACAATACGATGATAAGAGTAATGAGTCTCTGGAACTAAATATTGTGGATAAATATAATGCTTTCTTGGCTGATCTTCAACCGGCCGACAATGATTGTGTATAGAGTATAGCATTAAATTCTATAAGgtaaataagtttaataaataaatgataaaattaataaactagattttattgtataatgatATATCCCTCCATAATTATGGaacttgtattatattatggaACCATATATCAtagattttatgtaaaaaaatagtttcccataatttacaatttcacttctacaaaatacataactatttaaaaaatattaaattatatatattcatttatcattaatcatatatatatatatatatatatatatatataaattaatacattatgcTATCAGCTTAACAAATATTCTTGAGTCCGATTgtgtaaagataattatttgccAAAGTTCAAGTtgggaaattaaaatttactgatcctaataactttataatttctgacaaaaattactataaataaaaataaatataaattttacggtatttttttttttttttggaaacgTATCACatctttgtatatttcattgtttatGGTCTGAACATATTTATAGATGCattccgtttcacgcattgGGCGCATAGATCGcatgaaaatctatagttcacgttacatatattatagatttccaaacTATCTTTGCACTCTATgcatgaaacggaacgcaacctATATCCTGTATTttcttacgtatatatatatatatatatataagttagaATACGCGTAAcctaacttttaaattatgtgattactagtgtttatataaaaactgatGATTATATCTgcgatattctattttattaatttactttagaAGAGCATGGAGTTTACTGcattataattgtaacaaaaatgttacaattataaatgaaactttacaaaaatgttacaataaGTGAAACGCTGAGAGAGGGAAATGActgcaaagaaattttaattttcgttttattatttttgtttatatgtttgagatctttatttaaaaaaaaatatatatatatacacatatatatatacatgattctTAATTCTTATTCTGTTTTCGACATGTCAGATGTATTTCAATGTTCGTAAGATGAATTGATTcatcataaatatcaattgaTATTCGTCGGGAATAAGgtttgataaaagattttgcaaaatagCACTCCACGAGAAATCACCATGGATGTGAGCGCATTATTCAAGGCCAGTGTAAGGACGGTGAACTCGCGCAACAAAGATCTCGGCACCCTGGCTGGTACACCACCGAGGAAAACCATAACCAAGAGTACCTTCTGCGTGAAGGCGCACGCGGTCGTCATGCAGATCTCGAAGCTGCGCGACTTCTTGCTGGAGAACCGTAAAGCCTACCTAAACTTCTCTAACTACTTGTCGACCGCACCGCGTATGACAGACGTGGAACGTGATGAGATCGACATAGGAGGGCAACGGATAATGAGTACCTGCTCACAGCTGGTTAAGGATCTCAAAAGGGAGATCGCGATGTCCGCGGAAGATTTGTCGCGGCAAAACATTGAACATCGCGAGATCATGCTGCTGCTGATAGAGGATTATTTGAAGAATGTCTGTCACATTTACTCAGAGCAGAAAGCTATGCGGGTGAAGAGGGCCGTAGAGATGCAGAAAATCGCCAAATTACAGACGGATCTTAAACCCGATCGATCAGAGATTAGGAAATCATTATTGAACACGACGGAGAAATCCGTGGATGATCGTGAAACTAAAAGTCATTCGAATGAATCGAGTCCAATGAAGATACAAGAGATCAACGAGGACGTTACTACGTTGACGTACGAAGAAGAACCATCAGCTGAAGATATTCAGATGTTCGAGTCGGAGAACGAGCAATTGTATAATGAACTAAATAATGTGACGGAGGAAGTTAAACAGATAGAAAGCAAAGTGGTTCACATTGCCGAGCTTCAGGAAATCTTTACGGAGAAGGTTCTAGATCAAGACAAGGATCTGGACAGATTAATGACGACAGTGGTTGGATCTACAGAGAACGTGAAAGAGGCCAACGATCAGATACGACAAGCGATTCAACGAAACGCTGGTCTCAGAGTGTGGATCCTCTTTTTCCTTCTGGTGATGTCGTTCTCACTATTGTTCCTCGACTGGTATAATCCATAAAAGTTAATTGATCTTAATTGCTACTATatgcgagaaagaaaagaataattacttataataaacatttggtacaatctgtaaaatacataaatctttaattattagtctgtaattatttttaattagtggaattatatattaaattttatggatTGTATCAATTAGCAgtaattatctttttgtaaGTGTAACAAAACAAGGgacgaaaattgaaaagttagTAGGatctaaaaagagagaaataacacATGTCTCCCAAAATATCTGTGGCTGTATTTTATCTCCTCAAACATCATTGTACATAAGCTACAATTAActtattagtaataaaatttgtataatatatatatatatatatatatatatatatatatatatatatatatatatatatatatatatatattatatatatattatacaaattttattatatatataaaatttatatacacgcGCATTTGTACATACATGCACGCATggacacatacatacacttaCTCCACTGCTCGTTTATTCAACTTTGTATTTCATcaactattaattatactgGTTGACAAATGTTAGGAAAACAAAGTCGAATATATTACTCTACAATAAATTGTTCCTAGCAATTATCAATCagcatatgtgtatatgtgtctAAAGGtacgatatttgtaaaaaaatcttccactttttgtaaaaaataattaaattgattagatTTGATGACAGGTAATTATATCTCGTACAAAATAGCTGTgtctatatttgtaaaaattaatagaaagcGGAATATAAGAATTTGTGTTTACTGATATGAAATTGTCATTCGACCATTCTGATTGAAATCGTTCTCACGTTTCTCTATTCTTATAAAGTTTTAGCATGATCACACAGTGATTTTGCATACTTTCAAAACAATGGActagtacattttttttctgttttatgtataaatataatatatataattatgataggaataatatatatttatatataatatatataatatatatttatatataaatatagaaaaaaaatgatttcattatttgatatcgcgcgataaaaCGCCATATCAAATGGATATTATCAACattacatcaaaaatataagtactaagaacaaaaagaatatagatCGTTGCGTCAGTGATTTCTCTAGAAAATACGGTAGAAACAAAATGACAATTTCCAtgcaatgattatataattaataactattaatgaattaaaaacaataatagagatgtgtaaaaagtaaaattgaataactttATGATTCACGATTGTATAAAATCGTTTTGCGTCTTATGCgagataacaaaaaagaaaaaaaacttaaaaaaataagaaacaaggAGGGAAAGGAAACAAAATACAGTCTCTATACAAATTACATTGATTCTAGACAACGTAGGGTAAAAACAATAAACTAATCAGCTCTATTAATTTGGTAtgcaattgtatttataacgCGGGTGCTGATCATGAGGACAGAGTTTACCCTCGATTAAGCACTGAATCACCCACGTGGTCGACAGTATTGGAATTCGCAATTGATTTGCTCTTTCCACAGCCCATGATGGGCATGTCCAATTAGACAGAACTACTACATTACTGTCGAAATCTAGGGCTTCCATGGCtcctgaaaataatataatgcattcGATAAGTTCTTGTATCAATATTGTAATTGACTAAGATGTGTGTGtaagttttacaaaaatacacacacacacacacatgtaaggctttaatagatttaagataaaaaaacaaaaaaaaacggataAAATGTAGTGAACAAATAAGAATCGGATGCAGAAAATAGGGCGCAACTGtctttgaaaacaaaatttaataatttatatagatcgATCTCTTTTTAGATTagctttaattatcaaattgataaaagacTTTCTTGATCCTTTGCATTCGCATGATTTATTCTGCgtcttctttttattgttcttCCTTTATTTTCGATCTTCTCCACTTTCAGCTAACATCTTATTGCAATGTTTAAACATTGAAGAACAATTTCAAATCTGTGCCCTTGTTTATAGGAAAAATAtcttagaatatattattcctaagatagaaaaagatattaactGGAACCAATAAGAGACTTGCCAAACTTAATGTTGGATCTGCTAAAGGTTCCTGGATATCAGAACATATTCTTTCAATTCTATATAAGAATTCTTTAAAGTTATACATAACTGTATAACTTTATCCGATCTTATGTATGgcataactttttttgttgattttaCAATCGATTGATTCGAAAAGAGATTGAaccattataaataattaaatttctttttcgaacTCAATTGTTTGCGTCATGTTTTCTGCATCTAGCCCTTATTTTTCGCtactttatctttttaatatttttaatattttaattttcgtaaatttcatatatgcacatataacagaatacacaatattaatattatatatatatatatatatatatatatatatatatatatataaaatttattgtgaaatataGATCTGTTTTGCGAAAGAATCTATAGTTTCggcaataaaaagagaatacagtatagcaaaaaaataaataaaatacccAAGTTATCGGCGATTAAGACCACCGCCCCCGCATTCTCGCAAACTTGCCGCCAGAATGTGATAAACTGTCTATCGGATACCAAATTGGGAATTATCACGATGTTTTCCAGCAACGGCTTACTTTTATCCGCTTGGAACGTTTCTACATAGGTTCTCTTCTGCAAACTCCAACCGGTAGGAAGCGCGTCTTCTGCCGCGTTTACAATCTTTCCCTTGAAACACAAtcgtaatgataaaataaaattatgataaatataaaacaaattataacaaaaaaattatagtaatataattaaagaatgatCGGAAATATCAACTTACTTCTGAACAGCATCTAATGATCCACTTGTGATTGCACGCGGTAATGCCGACTGAAAGACACAGTATGCTTTTTGCCGTTGTGTTTGGCACGTTTGTGATGAGTTTCGTATTTTTGTAATCGTCCTTTGGTATCTGATCGAAATCCTCGTAAATCTTACCGCCACCCGCCAGGATTTGCGAGTGCAACCTTTCACGCACAAACGGCCGGTCCACCCAATCCTCCTCGTTTTCAGTCTCGACATCTGTGTCAGTAGCTTCTGTTTCTATACTTGATGCAGCGGATGCTATATCTTTATAcctaaaaaatagaatatgataatttataaatagatttttaaaaggaTACTATTtgtagaagaaaatatataaattttattgaagaaataagaaaagacgaataaaacttttttaaaagactatattattttatttataaaattaaacttattttgttagactaatattcttttattttttcagtattCTTAAAATTGTGGAATTGCAacgtaaattgataaataaatgagaggagaagaaaatgtatatttatacctGTCCAACGTTTTCAAGTCCACGCAAGTGAGAATGAACGACATGCCCTTGAAAATGTTGGAGTTCGTCGGTGGGATCGGACCAAGCATGGCGATAGTCTGTGGATCttctgttttctttttgttgCGCGGTTTGCCTTTGATTCTGTTCTGCGGACCCTTCACATTCTGCTCGTGTGGCGTACCGATAATCTCCTTCTGTAAACCTCGCAAAACGTACTCATCCTGCACCTGAGTCGATTCGACATTCGAGTCGCTCGACAGGCCTTCGTTCTCCGATAacgtttcttttaatttgacgGACACGCCAGATACAGAGGGTTCCGAGGATTTGATCTTGCTAGTGGAACTACTCGTCCCATTGCTCCTGGACTTGGGGGTTGAGAAGACCGGCGTGCCGATCCGTTTCGAGCGCCGTTTACCATCCACCATGTTATCGAGCGTCACTTGACCAAGCATTTTTGGCGTGCTCGGCATAGAACTCTTACTAGCGGAGTCTACCTCCTCCTTGAGAACCTGTGCTTGATCGGCCGACAGGAAAATGTCCCGCACTTGTACGCGCAATCGTTCACCTTCGTCGGTCTCCACCGTGTAGTACGTGTCGCTGCAATCCTCGCTATTGCTTACCGTCGACGATGCATGGGAATCGACAATGATGCCGCAGGAGCCGTAATCATTGGTTTTCGTAGTCGCATACACGGACAGACCCTCCCTCAGAATCTTTGGTATCGGTATCACGAACTCCGGTATGAGTGTCTTGCTTTTGCCATCGTAAAAGTTCAccttatatttagtttttagtCGATCGTCTACCATACCGGGATAGTAATTGTTGTCCGACCATTTGGCGAATACGCTTTTACCGATCAGTTCGTCGGCCGGATCGTTTCGCAGCGACGAATTTGCCAAGATGTCCACGCCTAATTTATTCTCTGTACTTTCTAATCTACTCTTTTTTCTGCCGGACGGGGTGTCAATCTCTGCGACGGAGGAAGCGTGTAAAGCCGGCTCGGTATTTATATTCGTCATGTTCTCGTTGCCATTTGTCTGCATAACGTTCGATTTCGTCACTTTGCTCCTCGGTCTCTTCACAGCCTTTCCCTTCTTCGTGCTCTTCGGCGTGGCGGTTAATTCGACTTTTGCACCGCCCACGGCATCTTCCGATGGAGTCGACGAACGCACAAAGTTATCTCTCAAATGATGAGAATTACGATGATCTGTCAGCTCAATATTGCTGACATTCGTGGTACTGAGCTCCGTGTTTGCGCAATTCAAGATCGTCGCGGTCATCAAATGGTGATTTTTCCACTCGCGTGTCACACGATTATAGATCTCGTCCAATACCAGTTTGTCTGTCAGTAGTGATTCCTGGGAAGACAGCTTCTTCGCATACCTCGTCGGCCCCAGTGCTCTCAGGGCGAGTTTCGCGGCTAGAGCAGCGGCGCTAGATGCCGAACTCGATGAGCTGATGGACGACATGATGGACAATCGGGAAGGATTTAGTTGATACAAGTGGGGATTGCTATTGACAGAACCGGGTGGTGAATCCTTATTATCAGAGATGTCCGCTAATGAGGATTGACTGTCTTCATTCTTTTGTCTACTTATCGTGGGCTCGATTACCACGGGCTCACAATGGACCGCCGTCAGCTCCTTGTTCACGTACTCTTTTGTGCTTTCATCCATGTGAAGCATGCACTTGAGTTTGACATACATACTGATTTCTCGCTCCacctataataatatatatttataattttttatataatttacgcaaaaaattttttttatttaataaattctctttatagttttctttatatttgtaattaatttatgaatatcttttttatgatgGATGATTTGGAGAAACAAACAAGTATTTAATGTGATTGTACCTGCACTGTCTTGGTCGGCACACTGTTGTTGATCAAATCGGACTTGCTCTTCTCTTCCACATTGGACGTATCAGTATCGCTTAGACTGATTAGCTCAATGTTCTCCGGGTCCGGGTCTCTGAACACGAAGGAATTGACGCTATCCAGTTTCTTCGCATTATCTACATTAATGTCGGCTTTTGTGAAGATTGACGCATCATAGCCGGAGAATGTGTCTGATTCTATGCTCAGGGTCACGTCGTTATCGACCTTCTTGGATTCAAGGCTACCGTTCACCATTCTATTGTCCGTTGTCGGTGGTCTAGAATCCAACGATGATTCTTTCATACTCTCTGTGGACTTGTAGCTGCAATCGATGCTGCTCTTTTCTACAGTCTGTACCTCGGAACTCTCTCCCGAATCCGGAACAAGCCCCGAACGAGCTTTCTCAACATCCTCGTGTGAATCGTCGACGATTTCGACAACTTCTGGCTCCGGTTTAGTATTTACCGGATCGTATATTACCTCAGCCGACGAGTCCACAATCTTATCACCTTCGTCTTCGTCGATCTCCACCACTTCCGGCTTTTTTTTGTCGGCAATTTGACTCGCGCTTTCGTATATCAGTTCCACGCTGGTTCGCAGTTTGATCTGAGaagacaagatttttttatcatcggcGGTTTTCTCGATGAAGTTCGTGTGCTCAACTTTATTGTTTTCATCGAAAATTGTTTCGGTATCCTTTACAGATCTATTCGTCTCATCTAACGTTTCAGTCGCCGATTTCTCGACCGCGACCGTCGAATCAACATTCCTGTTCGCTTCGATCGGCAAATCGCTGTCTTCTACTTGCGAATCACTTTcgtttatagaatttatgttGACGGTAGTGCTGTCATTGGCGCTGACATCGGTCAGTTTTGCGGAAACATTCAGATTTTCATCCTTCTCCATACTGCAACATTTCTCAGAAAAGACTTCCTCTTGTTGATTTACTTGTTCGGAGAGACGaggattttgcattttatcatcATCGATCGTTGTACTTTTGAGGGGACTCGTCAAAGAGTTTTGAGTAAACTCTTGGATGGTTGGGTCCTGAGTCTCCTCTATTACGACAtgcttatcaatatttttaaacaaatcctGATACGAGTCATCAGATTCGCCAGACTGACAACTCTCCTCTTCCTCATTCTCCAGTCGTTTCTTAGAGTCCGCTATATCTTCCATAGAAATCGTTCTAGCAACTTTAGCAGGTGGTTCATCAATAGACTCAACTTTACGTTTTAGACTCGTAATGTCGATATTGCCAGCTCCTTTCCTAGATGGCGAATAATTCTGTGGAGGTGTAGCTTGGATGATTTCATCTTCGTCAGAAAGTTCATTTTTCCTCTCGTTTACATCGCTGAATACATTCCCCACACTCTcgtttttttccattatcttTTCATCTCCAATATTTTTGACTTCATCATTTGTAATCACTACTTTATCATCTGTCTCTGACATATCTGGAATTTGCTGCAGATTCGACTGTTCAGCAGAATCTTTGCGATTAGCGTCTTCATTTTCTACGGAgagtttttctctctctgtcatgCTCTCATCTCCTTCGATAACAAGACAAAAATCTTGACTTTCGCCCCAGCttacattttgattttcattgaaacttttctttttggCATCCTCCTCCTTGGCATTTTCATAAGTCTCTTGTGTGGCTGACACGCAGCTGTCCATTTCCTCTGAATTCGACATTACCAATATATTGTGATTAgcattctagaaaaaaaattaacatatcatattttttttgttgacaAACTGTGACTTCGATATCGCaactattatcaaatattataatagttatatataaaaataaagatatttgtgaaaataaagCTAGAGATCAAGCAAACAAGTACAAATCAGCAAgctgtattttaatatttgtttaattaataattataaaatattttataaaatgaagttcataaaattaatactccATCACACTCATTCTTCGTTTGCGATTGTTTGCTTGACTCGATTTAACACGCGCGTAAAAATGCAAATCTGTAATTGTAAACCGTACATGTTACATGTGTGTACTTATTTAAGGAATCTCGCGCAGATAAGAGCGTACAAATTACATATACGATTCAACGATGCGATACATAGTTATAATGGCGACGAAAGGTTACGGCGGGAACGTCTCGTTGATGGAAACCGCGATTTCCGTCGCGGAGGAAACGTATACGAGACTTACCGATATTTGGCGTCGTGTCCCCTCCGACCGGGTGTACCTACGTCGTCGATTCCGAGAAACGCATTTGCCAATCGCCTATCTACGCGAGCGATCAACGTCTCAACGCGA contains:
- the LOC126856865 gene encoding uncharacterized protein LOC126856865 isoform X1 gives rise to the protein MRTCILRNLFRARQILRESSSINRTQILTYSQLKLTRQFSRKPDNKFDDDVFKGDDDDSATAINAKYKAFHDEDADVILDVSEELEKINLEDLSAQEEVHDPYANINLSHGTTGVYDIEDLVALLERDKANNIFVAKVPKKYAYVDYIVVVTGKSWKHMNALATFVRKVYKLKRNPTDLIPKIEGKDSKDWIALDLGNIVLHIFSVSARVHYDLETLWTVGSQYDDKSNESLELNIVDKYNAFLADLQPADNDCV
- the LOC126856865 gene encoding uncharacterized protein LOC126856865 isoform X2, whose protein sequence is MRTCILRNLFRARQILRESSSINRDDDDSATAINAKYKAFHDEDADVILDVSEELEKINLEDLSAQEEVHDPYANINLSHGTTGVYDIEDLVALLERDKANNIFVAKVPKKYAYVDYIVVVTGKSWKHMNALATFVRKVYKLKRNPTDLIPKIEGKDSKDWIALDLGNIVLHIFSVSARVHYDLETLWTVGSQYDDKSNESLELNIVDKYNAFLADLQPADNDCV
- the LOC126856852 gene encoding uncharacterized protein LOC126856852, which encodes MSNSEEMDSCVSATQETYENAKEEDAKKKSFNENQNVSWGESQDFCLVIEGDESMTEREKLSVENEDANRKDSAEQSNLQQIPDMSETDDKVVITNDEVKNIGDEKIMEKNESVGNVFSDVNERKNELSDEDEIIQATPPQNYSPSRKGAGNIDITSLKRKVESIDEPPAKVARTISMEDIADSKKRLENEEEESCQSGESDDSYQDLFKNIDKHVVIEETQDPTIQEFTQNSLTSPLKSTTIDDDKMQNPRLSEQVNQQEEVFSEKCCSMEKDENLNVSAKLTDVSANDSTTVNINSINESDSQVEDSDLPIEANRNVDSTVAVEKSATETLDETNRSVKDTETIFDENNKVEHTNFIEKTADDKKILSSQIKLRTSVELIYESASQIADKKKPEVVEIDEDEGDKIVDSSAEVIYDPVNTKPEPEVVEIVDDSHEDVEKARSGLVPDSGESSEVQTVEKSSIDCSYKSTESMKESSLDSRPPTTDNRMVNGSLESKKVDNDVTLSIESDTFSGYDASIFTKADINVDNAKKLDSVNSFVFRDPDPENIELISLSDTDTSNVEEKSKSDLINNSVPTKTVQVEREISMYVKLKCMLHMDESTKEYVNKELTAVHCEPVVIEPTISRQKNEDSQSSLADISDNKDSPPGSVNSNPHLYQLNPSRLSIMSSISSSSSASSAAALAAKLALRALGPTRYAKKLSSQESLLTDKLVLDEIYNRVTREWKNHHLMTATILNCANTELSTTNVSNIELTDHRNSHHLRDNFVRSSTPSEDAVGGAKVELTATPKSTKKGKAVKRPRSKVTKSNVMQTNGNENMTNINTEPALHASSVAEIDTPSGRKKSRLESTENKLGVDILANSSLRNDPADELIGKSVFAKWSDNNYYPGMVDDRLKTKYKVNFYDGKSKTLIPEFVIPIPKILREGLSVYATTKTNDYGSCGIIVDSHASSTVSNSEDCSDTYYTVETDEGERLRVQVRDIFLSADQAQVLKEEVDSASKSSMPSTPKMLGQVTLDNMVDGKRRSKRIGTPVFSTPKSRSNGTSSSTSKIKSSEPSVSGVSVKLKETLSENEGLSSDSNVESTQVQDEYVLRGLQKEIIGTPHEQNVKGPQNRIKGKPRNKKKTEDPQTIAMLGPIPPTNSNIFKGMSFILTCVDLKTLDRYKDIASAASSIETEATDTDVETENEEDWVDRPFVRERLHSQILAGGGKIYEDFDQIPKDDYKNTKLITNVPNTTAKSILCLSVGITACNHKWIIRCCSEGKIVNAAEDALPTGWSLQKRTYVETFQADKSKPLLENIVIIPNLVSDRQFITFWRQVCENAGAVVLIADNLGAMEALDFDSNVVVLSNWTCPSWAVERANQLRIPILSTTWVIQCLIEGKLCPHDQHPRYKYNCIPN
- the LOC126856864 gene encoding syntaxin-18, coding for MDVSALFKASVRTVNSRNKDLGTLAGTPPRKTITKSTFCVKAHAVVMQISKLRDFLLENRKAYLNFSNYLSTAPRMTDVERDEIDIGGQRIMSTCSQLVKDLKREIAMSAEDLSRQNIEHREIMLLLIEDYLKNVCHIYSEQKAMRVKRAVEMQKIAKLQTDLKPDRSEIRKSLLNTTEKSVDDRETKSHSNESSPMKIQEINEDVTTLTYEEEPSAEDIQMFESENEQLYNELNNVTEEVKQIESKVVHIAELQEIFTEKVLDQDKDLDRLMTTVVGSTENVKEANDQIRQAIQRNAGLRVWILFFLLVMSFSLLFLDWYNP